From the genome of Triticum aestivum cultivar Chinese Spring chromosome 3B, IWGSC CS RefSeq v2.1, whole genome shotgun sequence, one region includes:
- the LOC123066005 gene encoding pectinesterase inhibitor 28, with amino-acid sequence MATMAPSPALLPLLLLLPLLLLSVACTAGAAPAATATVPTIPSQPGKPNSNNKQKQGGAPLGPAVRALVQSTCNATTYYDLCVAALVADPASSTADLRGLCAIAVSAAAANASATASALANTTWAASGAPETGSDGRAQQVPALLMRTCAGKYGEAREALLEARESVGEEAYDYAFVHVGAAAEYPAVCRTLFRRKRVPYPVELARREQALEHLCTVVIDIITLLA; translated from the coding sequence ATGGCAACAATGGCGCCCTCACCTGctctgctgccactgctcctgctcctgcccctgctgctCCTCTCCGTCGCATGTACTGCAGGCGCAGCGCCGGCAGCAACAGCAACGGTGCCAACGATACCATCTCAGCCCGGCAAGCCGAACTCGAACAACAAGCAGAAGCAGGGGGGCGCGCCACTGGGGCCGGCGGTGCGCGCGCTGGTGCAGTCCACCTGCAACGCCACCACCTACTACGACCTCTGCGTGGCCGCGCTCGTGGCGGACCCCGCCAGCTCCACCGCCGACCTCCGCGGCCTCTGCGCCATCGCCGTCTCCGCGGCGGCAGCCAACGCCTCCGCCACCGCGTCCGCGCTTGCCAACACCACCTGGGCCGCCTCGGGCGCCCCAGAGACGGGCAGCGACGGGCGCGCGCAGCAGGTGCCGGCGCTCCTGATGAGGACCTGCGCCGGCAAGTACGGCGAGGCGCGGGAGGCGCTGCTGGAGGCCCGGGAGTCGGTGGGCGAGGAGGCGTACGACTACGCGTTCGTGCACGTGGGCGCCGCCGCTGAGTACCCCGCGGTGTGCCGGACGCTGTTCCGGAGGAAGCGGGTGCCCTACCCCGTGGAGCTGGCCCGGCGGGAGCAGGCGCTGGAGCACCTCTGCACCGTCGTCATCGACATCATCACGCTCCTCGCCTAG